Proteins from a single region of Pseudarthrobacter sp. NIBRBAC000502772:
- a CDS encoding cation diffusion facilitator family transporter, with the protein MTALTQAPTSERRAVLNRRIRLFAAATITYNLIEAVVALWAGSVADSSALIGFGLDSIIEVASAVALSWQFSAKDPERREHLTLRIIAVSFFALAAFVTFEAVRALTGGEEARHSTPGIVIAALSLAIMPVLSWAQRRAGRELGSRTAVADSKQTLLCTYLSAVLLLGLVLNSTLGWWWADSGAALIIAGIAVREGISAWRGEACCALPHTDDTHGHGRGHGEEDDDYCAPVTTVTIAAAPGALADAEQEGACCAGCQSDAKPAPVTLTLGTKPVNR; encoded by the coding sequence ATGACGGCGCTGACGCAGGCGCCAACTTCGGAACGCCGGGCCGTACTGAACAGACGGATCCGGCTGTTCGCGGCCGCGACCATTACCTACAACCTCATCGAAGCCGTAGTGGCGCTCTGGGCCGGCAGCGTTGCCGATTCCTCTGCGCTGATCGGGTTCGGCCTGGACTCGATTATTGAGGTGGCCTCCGCCGTGGCGTTGTCGTGGCAGTTCTCCGCGAAGGACCCGGAACGCCGTGAGCACCTGACCCTGCGGATCATCGCCGTCTCGTTCTTCGCCCTGGCCGCGTTCGTGACCTTCGAGGCTGTGCGGGCTTTGACGGGCGGGGAAGAAGCCCGGCACTCCACCCCGGGCATCGTGATCGCTGCGCTGAGTCTGGCGATCATGCCGGTGTTGTCTTGGGCCCAGCGCCGGGCTGGACGGGAGCTTGGATCCCGGACGGCAGTGGCCGATTCCAAACAGACGCTGCTGTGTACCTACCTTTCTGCGGTCCTGCTGCTCGGCCTGGTCCTGAACAGCACGCTGGGCTGGTGGTGGGCTGATTCCGGCGCCGCACTGATCATCGCCGGTATCGCCGTCCGGGAGGGCATCAGCGCCTGGCGCGGAGAAGCCTGCTGCGCCCTTCCGCACACCGACGACACCCACGGCCATGGGCGTGGGCATGGCGAAGAAGACGATGACTACTGCGCACCCGTAACCACCGTGACCATCGCGGCAGCACCGGGAGCTCTTGCTGATGCTGAGCAGGAAGGTGCCTGCTGCGCCGGGTGCCAGTCCGATGCCAAGCCTGCGCCGGTGACCTTGACTCTCGGGACGAAACCGGTGAATCGTTGA
- a CDS encoding helix-turn-helix transcriptional regulator, which produces METLTQAPVLARFGYAVSDPTRARILLALSDTPSYPSDLADALGVSRQSMSNHLTCLRGCGLVVAVPDGRRTRYELADARLGHAIKDLLGVVLAVDPACCAPDGECFA; this is translated from the coding sequence ATGGAAACGCTCACGCAGGCACCGGTGCTGGCCCGGTTCGGGTACGCGGTCTCGGACCCGACCCGCGCCAGGATACTTCTGGCCCTATCGGATACCCCGTCTTATCCCTCCGATCTGGCGGATGCCCTGGGCGTGTCCCGGCAGAGCATGTCCAACCACCTGACATGCCTCCGTGGCTGCGGCCTGGTCGTGGCCGTCCCGGACGGGCGGCGGACCCGCTACGAGCTTGCGGACGCCCGGCTGGGTCATGCGATCAAAGACCTGCTGGGGGTTGTCCTGGCCGTGGACCCGGCCTGCTGCGCCCCGGACGGGGAGTGCTTCGCATGA